From the genome of bacterium, one region includes:
- a CDS encoding FAD-dependent thymidylate synthase: MFTPEEKTLLAQYVTSTENDVFVIKNLQGIVGAVFARYSRAKGTLRETLLKEFIKEGVIDPKHAEELIARVLIAYGDDSVGELEGAHASIERHSMLVTKEYEDRRINISPIEQSTRYVFYDQKDEEGKWLYWRGPELTESSFGAEYLATMDAIFETYARLVEPMKIFFQKLKPLEEAEYDINGDGKKEKLSELTDEKERKAFAVTYNTDVRTKACDTLRHLLPLSTLTNVGLFGNGRAFQHLLTHLFSTDLPETHEVARQLFEAASEVIPAYVKRASRNEYVVSVRREMFALARELGIDYDKGNIMHEEVKLLPMSSDPASHDIQTVAAMLFPYAALSFGELIEKVSAMSDEARFGIIHTYIGARKSRRDRPGRALEHGYPYTFDMLTDWGVYKDLMRHRMNTQQRQLFTTRLGFFIAPEIKEAGFLADILECVQKAGDLFERIHKENPLLAQYAVLHGNFVRWTMGLNDRALMHLAELRSTPQGHPNYRKIAQEMHKLVAARSSWRGEAMQFVDHSNYYWSRADSEARQRVRERKLEDEKI; this comes from the coding sequence ATGTTCACTCCGGAAGAAAAAACATTACTTGCGCAATACGTTACCTCAACGGAGAATGACGTTTTTGTCATCAAAAACCTCCAGGGCATTGTGGGAGCGGTGTTCGCCCGTTACTCGCGCGCCAAAGGGACGCTCCGAGAAACATTGCTGAAAGAATTCATAAAAGAAGGGGTTATTGACCCGAAACATGCAGAAGAGCTCATTGCGCGCGTTCTCATTGCCTATGGAGACGATTCGGTCGGAGAGCTGGAGGGAGCGCATGCCTCCATCGAGCGCCATTCGATGCTTGTCACAAAAGAATACGAGGACAGGCGCATCAACATATCTCCGATAGAGCAATCGACCAGATACGTCTTTTATGACCAAAAGGACGAAGAGGGCAAGTGGCTCTACTGGCGGGGGCCGGAGCTTACCGAATCTTCTTTCGGCGCGGAGTATCTTGCAACAATGGATGCTATCTTCGAAACGTACGCAAGGCTTGTCGAGCCGATGAAGATTTTTTTTCAGAAACTCAAACCTCTTGAAGAGGCCGAGTATGATATCAACGGGGACGGCAAGAAAGAGAAGCTATCCGAACTTACCGATGAAAAAGAAAGAAAAGCTTTTGCGGTAACGTATAACACGGATGTTCGCACGAAAGCCTGCGATACCCTGCGGCATCTTCTGCCGCTCTCAACGCTTACCAACGTCGGACTTTTCGGGAACGGACGTGCTTTCCAGCATCTTTTGACCCATCTTTTTTCCACGGATCTTCCGGAGACGCACGAAGTCGCGCGCCAGCTTTTTGAAGCGGCTTCCGAGGTAATTCCGGCCTATGTGAAGCGCGCAAGCCGCAATGAATACGTTGTTTCGGTGCGTCGTGAGATGTTCGCGCTTGCCAGAGAACTTGGTATAGACTACGACAAGGGCAATATTATGCACGAGGAGGTAAAGCTTCTCCCTATGTCGTCTGACCCCGCGAGCCACGACATTCAAACTGTCGCGGCAATGCTTTTCCCGTATGCGGCACTCTCATTCGGAGAGCTCATTGAGAAAGTATCGGCAATGTCTGACGAAGCAAGATTCGGCATTATTCATACCTACATCGGTGCGCGAAAGAGCCGACGAGACCGCCCAGGGAGAGCTTTGGAGCACGGCTATCCGTATACGTTCGATATGCTTACCGATTGGGGAGTTTACAAGGACCTCATGCGTCATCGCATGAACACCCAGCAACGACAGCTTTTTACCACGCGACTTGGGTTTTTTATTGCCCCAGAGATCAAAGAAGCCGGATTCTTGGCGGATATTCTCGAGTGCGTCCAGAAAGCCGGCGATCTATTCGAACGTATCCATAAAGAAAACCCTTTGCTTGCGCAGTATGCCGTGCTCCATGGCAATTTTGTCCGCTGGACCATGGGGCTTAATGACCGGGCGCTCATGCATCTTGCAGAACTACGCTCAACGCCGCAGGGCCATCCGAACTACCGTAAAATAGCGCAAGAAATGCACAAGCTTGTCGCCGCCCGCTCTTCTTGGCGCGGAGAGGCAATGCAGTTTGTTGATCACAGCAACTATTACTGGTCTCGTGCTGATTCGGAAGCGCGCCAGCGTGTCAGAGAGCGAAAGTTAGAGGATGAGAAAATATGA
- the gatB gene encoding Asp-tRNA(Asn)/Glu-tRNA(Gln) amidotransferase subunit GatB, whose protein sequence is MEDVSKKYKLTVGVEVHAELKTKTKMFCSCLNDPDVSRPNINVCPICMGHPGTLPVPNRKAIEAVIKVGMALACDIAEHSHFDRKNYFYPDLPKGYQITQYEEPFCRNGKLAVPGSPAIVRINRIHLEEDTGKSIHSKDATLLDFNRAGVPLMELVTEPDLHSATDVKKFCEELQLMLRYLGVSDADMEKGHMRCEANISVSKTDEFGKKVEVKNLNSFKAVERAIEYECKRHIEALENGEKVVQETRGWDDGKGVTYSQRSKEEAHDYRYFPEPDIPPLSIFQNEHAAGADEEAIFIDALRSELPELPASRRERFLREYGLAPDQIEIFTVQKPIGDYFEGVASELASEHDRGEFSSLDASRQETGDDLTHLIGLHKLAANYLINDLPRALTEAGTDFADLKISAENFAEFVLRIEKGVLSSASARTVLTQMLQTGADPDEIIRDKNLAQISDTGELEVVVAKLIEDNPLVVEDFKKGKQNALQFFVGQVMKETKGKANPKVAQELLRKKLSS, encoded by the coding sequence ATGGAAGACGTGTCCAAAAAATATAAGCTCACAGTCGGTGTGGAGGTGCATGCGGAGCTGAAGACAAAAACCAAGATGTTCTGCTCCTGCCTGAACGACCCGGATGTATCAAGGCCCAATATAAACGTCTGCCCCATTTGTATGGGGCATCCCGGCACGCTTCCGGTGCCGAACAGAAAAGCCATTGAAGCGGTTATCAAGGTCGGGATGGCACTTGCGTGCGACATTGCGGAACATTCGCATTTTGACCGCAAGAACTATTTTTATCCAGACCTGCCCAAGGGGTACCAGATCACGCAGTATGAGGAGCCGTTTTGCAGGAATGGGAAACTGGCCGTCCCGGGGAGCCCGGCTATTGTACGGATAAACCGTATTCATTTGGAAGAAGACACCGGAAAATCTATTCACTCCAAAGATGCCACTTTGCTTGATTTCAACCGCGCGGGCGTACCCCTTATGGAGCTGGTAACGGAGCCCGATCTGCATAGCGCCACAGATGTAAAGAAATTTTGCGAGGAACTTCAGCTTATGTTGCGGTATCTGGGAGTTTCGGATGCCGACATGGAAAAAGGACACATGCGGTGCGAGGCGAACATCAGCGTAAGTAAGACCGATGAATTCGGGAAGAAAGTAGAGGTGAAAAACCTCAATTCTTTCAAAGCGGTAGAGCGGGCAATCGAATATGAATGTAAGCGCCATATCGAAGCGCTGGAAAATGGAGAAAAGGTAGTACAGGAAACCCGAGGATGGGATGATGGGAAGGGAGTTACCTATTCCCAGCGCTCCAAGGAAGAAGCCCATGATTATCGGTATTTCCCCGAACCGGACATTCCGCCATTGTCCATTTTCCAGAACGAGCATGCCGCAGGGGCAGACGAAGAGGCAATTTTTATAGATGCGTTACGATCAGAGCTTCCCGAGTTGCCGGCTTCACGCCGAGAGCGGTTTTTGCGCGAATACGGGCTTGCCCCAGACCAGATTGAGATTTTTACAGTCCAAAAACCCATAGGCGATTATTTTGAGGGAGTTGCAAGCGAGTTGGCGTCAGAACATGATAGGGGAGAATTCTCGTCGCTTGATGCCTCGCGCCAGGAAACGGGAGATGATCTTACACATCTTATAGGACTTCATAAACTGGCGGCGAATTATCTTATCAATGATCTTCCGCGGGCGCTTACGGAAGCAGGAACGGATTTTGCCGATTTAAAAATATCCGCGGAGAATTTTGCGGAGTTCGTGCTGCGTATTGAAAAAGGAGTTCTTTCCTCCGCAAGCGCGCGGACGGTTTTGACCCAGATGCTACAGACGGGGGCGGATCCGGACGAGATTATACGCGACAAGAATCTTGCGCAGATAAGCGATACGGGGGAGCTAGAAGTGGTAGTCGCCAAGCTCATTGAGGATAATCCTCTTGTTGTGGAAGATTTCAAAAAAGGGAAACAAAACGCTCTTCAGTTTTTTGTGGGGCAGGTAATGAAAGAAACGAAGGGCAAGGCGAATCCGAAAGTGGCACAAGAACTGCTGAGGAAGAAATTATCTTCCTAA
- the miaA gene encoding tRNA (adenosine(37)-N6)-dimethylallyltransferase MiaA, whose translation MQHRLIVIIGPTASGKTALAIRLAKKFNGEIISADSRQVYTGLDIGTGKAPRDKSKVKNQNETYISDGIAHHLIDVSSPKRQFTVVQYQRLAQKAVSDILRKNKVPIVCGGTGQYIDALVYGLAFPKVKPNRKLREKLERKPIKELFYMLKKLDPRRSKTIDPHNSRRLIRALEIVLTTKRPVPTLAKKEPRYEALWLGLNPVKKILHHNIHKRLLARMKQGMVSEVKKLKKQGVSSRRLESLGLEYRYINRRLEGHLKKQQMIGQLEREIRNYAKRQMTWFGRNRDIHWISVAKEAWHLVKRFLNRKKT comes from the coding sequence ATGCAACATCGCCTCATCGTCATTATAGGCCCAACTGCTTCTGGAAAGACGGCTCTTGCTATACGACTTGCCAAGAAATTTAATGGCGAGATAATTTCTGCGGACTCCCGGCAGGTGTATACTGGTCTCGACATAGGAACAGGAAAAGCCCCAAGAGATAAATCAAAAGTCAAAAATCAAAACGAAACATATATTTCAGATGGGATAGCGCACCATCTCATTGATGTGTCTTCGCCCAAACGGCAGTTTACGGTTGTGCAATACCAGAGGCTTGCGCAAAAAGCTGTCTCTGACATCCTGCGGAAAAACAAAGTTCCTATCGTCTGCGGAGGGACGGGACAATACATTGATGCCCTAGTATATGGCCTCGCCTTCCCGAAGGTAAAACCCAATAGAAAGCTTCGAGAAAAACTTGAAAGAAAACCAATAAAAGAGCTTTTTTACATGCTTAAAAAACTTGACCCTAGACGATCAAAGACCATAGACCCCCATAATTCTCGTCGGCTCATTCGAGCACTGGAGATCGTACTTACCACGAAAAGACCCGTACCAACGCTTGCAAAGAAAGAACCGCGATACGAAGCGCTTTGGCTCGGATTGAATCCGGTCAAAAAAATACTTCATCACAATATTCACAAACGCCTTCTTGCCCGCATGAAACAAGGCATGGTCTCGGAAGTAAAAAAATTAAAAAAACAAGGCGTCTCATCGCGACGCCTTGAATCACTCGGCCTTGAATACCGCTACATTAACCGGCGTCTTGAGGGTCATCTTAAAAAACAACAAATGATCGGGCAACTTGAACGTGAAATCAGAAATTACGCCAAGCGCCAAATGACATGGTTTGGGAGAAATCGCGATATTCATTGGATATCAGTCGCGAAAGAAGCGTGGCATCTGGTAAAAAGGTTTTTAAATCGAAAAAAAACATAA
- a CDS encoding phospholipid carrier-dependent glycosyltransferase, whose protein sequence is MNFFQKKWLQISIILILGFATRFLWISHPNNVVWDEQHFCNFTKGYLEGKYFFDIHPPLGKFFLLAGLKTQGASTEKLDCAIGNEYPKEYPYVASRVPTAIAGSLLPAVVYLFGNALNLTPATSFFAASFILLDNAIFAESRFGLIDIFVPFFGFLALLCFAHHRKKEPYGKMWWLWLFGSAIAGSLAVATKWTGGGALLVIGFIMFTEIAERRLLKLFFIRLLSLCVVTAGVYMAFFALHFKLLPSSGTGDAFMSERFRASLQGTVEEKDGKLLPPSFLQKTLELNKKMFNVNAAQKLTHQDSSRFYEWPIGRKQIYFWVDKTDNLKRLYLRANPIVWLFGTITMFGSILYLIFRRKALQMLIAKSNEWRARIYSLEFLLLIYFINWLPFAAITRAMFLYHYFSSLIASVLIGAFIVFNLVPALEASGEDGEKILDASDGNRYLYWILLAIAGAAFILFSPLSYGFRPFFS, encoded by the coding sequence ATGAACTTTTTTCAGAAAAAATGGTTGCAAATAAGCATCATTCTTATTCTCGGGTTCGCAACCCGGTTTTTGTGGATTTCACATCCCAATAACGTCGTGTGGGATGAACAGCACTTCTGCAACTTCACTAAAGGATATTTGGAAGGAAAATATTTTTTTGACATCCATCCGCCGTTGGGAAAGTTCTTTCTGCTTGCAGGACTTAAGACACAAGGAGCCTCAACCGAAAAACTTGATTGCGCCATCGGCAATGAATACCCCAAGGAGTATCCGTATGTCGCCTCGCGCGTTCCAACGGCTATCGCCGGATCCCTGCTCCCTGCGGTCGTTTATCTTTTCGGAAATGCGCTGAATCTTACTCCTGCAACGAGTTTTTTTGCCGCTTCTTTTATTCTCCTCGACAACGCCATTTTCGCTGAATCGCGTTTTGGGCTTATTGATATTTTTGTACCGTTCTTCGGTTTTTTGGCACTTTTGTGTTTCGCCCACCATCGAAAGAAGGAACCGTATGGCAAGATGTGGTGGTTGTGGCTTTTCGGAAGCGCCATTGCCGGTTCTCTGGCAGTCGCAACTAAATGGACTGGCGGGGGCGCGCTTCTGGTGATCGGCTTTATAATGTTCACGGAAATCGCCGAGAGAAGATTGCTGAAGTTGTTTTTTATCCGCCTTTTGTCGCTCTGTGTCGTAACCGCCGGAGTATATATGGCCTTCTTTGCCCTGCATTTCAAGCTTCTGCCTTCTTCGGGGACGGGAGACGCTTTCATGTCCGAGCGGTTCCGCGCCTCACTGCAAGGCACTGTGGAAGAAAAAGACGGGAAACTCCTTCCGCCTTCTTTCCTTCAAAAAACCCTTGAACTCAACAAAAAAATGTTCAATGTGAATGCCGCACAGAAGCTCACTCATCAGGATTCCTCAAGATTTTACGAGTGGCCGATCGGAAGAAAGCAGATCTATTTCTGGGTTGATAAAACGGATAATTTAAAACGCCTTTACCTGCGCGCAAATCCCATCGTGTGGCTTTTCGGCACCATTACGATGTTCGGCAGTATTCTCTACCTGATATTCCGCAGGAAAGCGCTACAGATGCTCATTGCAAAAAGTAATGAGTGGAGGGCTCGCATTTACTCGCTTGAATTCTTGCTGCTCATCTACTTCATCAATTGGCTGCCCTTTGCGGCCATCACGCGCGCCATGTTCCTTTACCACTATTTCTCGTCGCTCATTGCCTCGGTTCTGATTGGCGCATTTATTGTTTTTAATTTGGTGCCTGCGCTCGAAGCTTCTGGAGAAGATGGGGAAAAAATCCTGGATGCTTCGGATGGAAATCGATATCTATACTGGATCCTTCTTGCCATAGCTGGGGCCGCATTCATTCTTTTCTCTCCTCTTTCCTACGGCTTCCGGCCATTTTTCTCATAG